In the Armatimonadota bacterium genome, TGATGATGATCTCTTTTGACATTGTTTCACCTCCTTTCAAATCGGAACCCAGGATTCGGACCTTCGGATTGGGCTTCCGCCCTTCAACCCTCTAGTCCTCGACCCCTCGGCTCCTGATCTTGTGTATGTTCTCTACGCCCAACCCAGGAAGGCGCTCGATCAGCGCCTCGATGAGGTCCTGGGGGCGTCCGCCGCCGGAACTCCCGGCGGTCAGGGCCGCTGTCAGCGCCAGTTTCCCATCGGAGCACTCCTCGATCTCGATCCCGAGGATATGCGGGCGTATATCAACCTCTTTCTCTTCGTTCCGCTGCCGCATCACCTTCACTTCGGCGGCAGACAGCATCTCGTCCAACACCCTCTGCGCGGCGCGCCCATCCAGTTCCTCGGGACAGCGGAGCGTGATCCGGTACACCGCCGCGTTCAGCTTCGAGAGCGGCGACTTGACGCCCTCGGGCAAGTCCTCGGCGCCGAGAACCTGGATCCCCGCCGGAAGGACCTCGTTCAGCCGCGCCATGATCTCCGCCGCCGGAACGGACTCGGTCAGGTCGAGCACGACCCACTCGTCTTCGCTCGTCACGCCGACTCCGAGAGCGCCGCCGAAGTGCATCTTCGGCCTCGGGTTGAACCCCGAGGAGTAGACCACCGGCACATGGGCCCGGCGGATCGCATGCTCGAACGAGCGCATCAGGTCCAGATGTCCGATGTACCTGACCTGCTCGCCCTTTCTAAGCCGCAGCAGGACACGGAACATCGCATTCCTCTCCGGGCACGAACCGCGCCATCCCGCAGCCCGTGCACCTGTCCAGCCGGCAGTCCTGAGTCGTCTCGGCTCTCTCCGCCCGGTCGTTCTCCGCGGCCAGGAAATCCTTTGTCACGCCGCAGTCAATGTGATCCCACGGAAGCACTTCATCACGCAAACGCTCTCTGTTTGCGTAGAAGGCAGGGTCAAGTCCCGCCTCCTCGAAAGCATCGAGCCAGACCCGAAGGTCGAAATGCTCGCACCATGCGTCGAGCCGTGAACCCTTTTGCCAGGCAAGGTATATCGCCTCCCCGACCCTACGGTCACCTCGCGCGAGCACAGCCTCGATCATGCTGGTGCGCGAGTCGTGCCAGCTCACCTTGACCGCGCGGTCGGTAATCGCGTACCGGACCAGCGTCTGCTTCCGCTCGATCTCCTCGATCGTGTCCTGCGAATGCCACTGAAACGGTGTGTGCGGTTTCGGCACGAACGACGCGATGCTGACGTTGACATTGGGCTTCCGGCCCATTACCTTCCGCCCGATCCGCGTGACATGCATCGCGAGGCGCGCGATCCCACGAAGGTCTTCGTCGGTCTCGGTCGGAAGTCCGATCATGAAGTAGAGCTTGATCGTCTGCCACCCGCATCGAAACGCCTCCTCGACGGCGCTGAAGAGGTCTTCCTCGGTGACGTTCTTGTTGATGACGTCGCGCATCCGCTGAGTCCCGGCCTCGGGCGCGAGAGTGAGTCCGCTCTTCCGCACCTTCTGGATTTCCGCGGCAAGGGCGATGCACGGCGCGTCCGCGCGGATGGATGGAAGCGATATGCCGATCTTGGTGGGCTCATACTTCTCGATAATCTCCCGCACGAGTTCGCGTATCTCGGAGTGGTCGGTCGCGGAGAGCGACATCAGCGCGATCTCGTCGTAGCCGGTGCTCTCGACGAGCGCCTCCGCTTCCTCCATCAATCTCCCTCGGGAGCGTTCCCGCGCGGGCCGATACACCGTCCCCGCCTGGCAGAAACGGCAGCCCCGGGAGCACCCGCGCATGATCTCCAGCGCGATTCGATCGTGCACGGTTTCGATGAAGGGTACAACCGGGCGGTCGGGAAAATCGGCGTTCTCGAAGTCCCAGACGACGCGCCGGGTGACGCTCTCAGGTGCTGACTCATCGTTCGGCTCGACGGCGCGGACAGTGCCGTCGTCGTTGTAGGAGACGTCGTAGAAGCTCGGAACATACACGCCGCCGATTTCCGCGAGCTTGCGCAGGACTG is a window encoding:
- a CDS encoding TIGR03936 family radical SAM-associated protein, whose translation is MFRVLLRLRKGEQVRYIGHLDLMRSFEHAIRRAHVPVVYSSGFNPRPKMHFGGALGVGVTSEDEWVVLDLTESVPAAEIMARLNEVLPAGIQVLGAEDLPEGVKSPLSKLNAAVYRITLRCPEELDGRAAQRVLDEMLSAAEVKVMRQRNEEKEVDIRPHILGIEIEECSDGKLALTAALTAGSSGGGRPQDLIEALIERLPGLGVENIHKIRSRGVED
- a CDS encoding TIGR03960 family B12-binding radical SAM protein translates to MLQRLTEILPRVTRPARYTGGEYNAVVKDHSKAAVTFALAFPDTYEIGMSNLGMRILYHTLNRRADVAAERVFAPWTDMEDEMRRSAVPLFSIETRTPIGEFDVVGFSLGYELSYTAVLNMLDLSGLPVRSAERAEQWPLVIAGGCCTVNPEPLAEFVDAFVIGEGEEIVHEIIDAVKAHRAEGKSAVLRKLAEIGGVYVPSFYDVSYNDDGTVRAVEPNDESAPESVTRRVVWDFENADFPDRPVVPFIETVHDRIALEIMRGCSRGCRFCQAGTVYRPARERSRGRLMEEAEALVESTGYDEIALMSLSATDHSEIRELVREIIEKYEPTKIGISLPSIRADAPCIALAAEIQKVRKSGLTLAPEAGTQRMRDVINKNVTEEDLFSAVEEAFRCGWQTIKLYFMIGLPTETDEDLRGIARLAMHVTRIGRKVMGRKPNVNVSIASFVPKPHTPFQWHSQDTIEEIERKQTLVRYAITDRAVKVSWHDSRTSMIEAVLARGDRRVGEAIYLAWQKGSRLDAWCEHFDLRVWLDAFEEAGLDPAFYANRERLRDEVLPWDHIDCGVTKDFLAAENDRAERAETTQDCRLDRCTGCGMARFVPGEECDVPCPAAA